The Actinocorallia herbida DNA window GGCGCCTTCGCTCGTCTTCGCCGCGCGCAGGCAGGCCGCGGTGAGGGCGAACGCCGCAGTGGTCGCCGCCGCCATGTCGGCGAGCGGGAGGTCCACCGCGTCCGGCGGGAGGCCGCCGGGCGGGAGCGCGGCCGCCGTCGCCCGATAGTTCACGTCGTGGCCCGGCACCCCCGCGAGCGGGCCCGTCTCCCCGTAGCCGGTGAGCGCGCACGTCACGAGGGAGGGGCGGGCGGCCCGCAGCCGCGCGGACCCGATCCCGAGCCGCTCCGCGACGCCGGGCCGGAACCCGGTCACCACCGCGTCGGCCTCGGCCGCCAGCTCCAGGAAGCGGGCCAGCCCTTCGGGGTCCTTCAGATCGAGCACGATCCCGCGCTTGCCCGCGTTGAGCGGCCCGAAATGCCCTGCGAACGCCCGCATCGGCTCCCCGCCGGGCGGTTCCACCTTGAGCACGTCGGCCCCCATCCCCGCGAGCAGCAGGGTCGCGTAGGGGCCGGGCCGCCACATCGTCAGGTCGAGCACCCGCAGACCGTCGAGCATGCCCGGCAGTCTAACAAGCGAGCGCTTGGTTGACAGCCTCGGCGGTCCCGCGAGATCCGGGGTTGGCAAAGTGATATCACTTTGCTAACTTGGAGACATCGCCCCAGAGCAAGGAGCACCCATGAGCGAGACCTTGATGCCCACCCCCCAGATCCGGGAGAGGATCGCCCGCGGGGCCTCCGGCTGGCCCGTCCTCGGCCTCTGCCTGCTCGGCCTCCTCGCCGGTACCGCGGCCGTCATCGGCGGGATCGTCGCGGGCGGCGCGGCCGGCGTCGCCCTCATCGTCGTCGGGATCCTCGTGGCCCTCGCGGGCCTCCTCTACATGTGCGGGCTCACCGCGGTCGCCCCCGGCGAGGCCCGCGTCATCACCCTCCTCGGCCGCTACACCGGCACCGTCCGCACCGACGGCCTGCGCTGGGTCAACCCCCTCACCGACCGGCGCCGCGTCTCGACCAGGATCCGCAACCACGAGACCGACGTGCTCAAGGTCAACGACGCCGACGGCAACCCGATCGAGATCGCCGCCGTCGTCGTCTGGCAGGTCAAGGACACCGCCCGCGCCGTCTTCGAGGTCGACGACTTCGTGGAGTTCGTCGCCATCCAGACCGAGACCGCGGTCCGGCACATCGCCAACAGCTACCCCTACGACACCCACGACACCGGCCTGTCCCTCCGCGACAACGCCGACGAGATCACCGAGCGGCTGTCCACCGAGATCGGCCTCCGGGTCGACGCCGCGGGCGTGGAGATCATCGAGTCGCGCCTGACCCGCCTCGCCTACGCCCCCGAGATCGCCCAGGCGATGCTCCGCCGCCAGCAGGCGTCGGCCATCGTCGCGGCCCGCAGCAAGATCGTCGAGGGCGCGGTGGGCATGGTCGAGATGGCGCTCAACCGCCTCACCGACGACGGCATCGTCGACCTGGACGAGGAGCGCAAGGCGGCCATGGTCTCCAACCTCCTCGTGGTCCTGTGCGGCGACCGGGACGCCCAGCCGGTCGTGAACACCGGAACCCTCTACGCCTAGTCCCATGGCCGTGGAACGCAAGAAGCTCCTGCTGCGGCTCGACCCGGCGGTGCACGACGCCCTGGCCCGCTGGGCCGGGGAGGATCTGCGCAGCACCAACGCGCAGATCGAGTTCCTGCTCCGCCGGGCGCTGGCCGAAGCCGGGCGGCTGCCTTCCGGGGTCTCCCGGATCCGCCGCCCCGGCCGGCCCTCCAGAGCCGCGCAGGACGAAGAAGAGCCGACCACCGGGCCGGCCGAGACAGCCTCCCCAGACGATCCCCCCGACCAGGAGGAGAAGCCGTGAAGCAGCCCGAAAGCCTTCCGCAGCGGATGTACCTGCTCGCCCTCGACCCGGCCACGGGCAGGACCGTGTCCAAGTCCTACCTGCGGCCCCTGGTGCGGTCCGCGGCCCTCACCGAGCTCTACCTCTCCGGCCACCTCCGCGACGAGTCGGGCAGGCCCGCCGTCGAGGTGGCCGGCCCGTGCGGCGACCCGGTCCTCGCCGGGATCCTCGAGGAGATCGGCGCGGGCCGTCCCCGCAAGTGGCAGCACTGGGTGGGCCGCAGGGGCAAGGAGTCCGCCGACGCGGTCCTCGACCAGCTCGTCCAGGGCGGCCTGCTCAAGGCCGAGTCCCGCAAGGTGCTCGGGCTCTTCCCGACGACCCGGCACACCCTGCGCGACCCCCGGGTCCGCACCCGGCTCGTGTCCATCGTCGCGGCGGTCCTGCGCGACCCCGTCGGCCGCGTCGACCCCGCCGACGCCGCGCTCGTCTCGCTCTCGGTCCTCGGCCGCCTGCACAAGGTCGTCCCGAAGGCCAAGCACAAGGAGCACAAGCAGAAGATCAAGGCCCTCACCGAGGTCACCGGCCCCGCGGCCCCCGCTCTGAAGAAGACCCTCGACAGCCAGGACGCCGCGGTGGCGGCGGGCTGACCGCGCCCTCCGCTCCGCCCCGCGCGAAGGCGCCGCCCTCCTCACGGAGCGCGGCGCCTTTTCGCCGACGTGGCGGGCGGGTTCAGCCGTCGATGGGGATCGCGCCGCCTGTGACGGTGACGCCGCCCCGCGCGGGGACGTCGACCACCAGCACGCTGGGCCGGCCCACGTGGGCGCCCTGCCGGATGACGACGCGGTCGCCCGGCTCGGCCCGGCCGATCGCGCGGAGGTACGCGCCGGTGGAGGCGGCGGCCGAACCCGTCGCCGGGTCCTCGGTGATGCGGCCGACGGGGAAGAGGTTCCGCGCCTCGTACTCGTGCGGGCCGCGGACGCTGAGCACGGTGACGGTGCCCGTCCAGCCGCGCTCGCGCATCAGCCGCGCCACCTCGCGCGGCGCGAAGCGGAACTGGTGGAAGAGCCCGCGGTCCTTCAGGACCAGCATCGGATGCCAGTTCCCGGCGAAGGACTCCAGGGGCGGGAACGCGGGGTCAAGGTCGTCGGGCGCCAGACCGAGCAGGCCGAGCAGTTCCCGCAGCGGCGCGCCGCCGAACGGACGGGTCCGGGTGTCCACGCTCGTGAAGGACACCGAGACGGTTCCCGCGGCGTCCGCCACGGTGTCGAGGGCGACCTCCCCGGCCGCGGTGCCGAACACGTAGGCCCCCGGGCCCGTCCGCGCCGCCAGGGCCGCCGCCAGCGCCACCGTCGCGTGCCCGCAGAACGGCACCTCGGCGGCGGGGGAGAAGTACCGCACCCCGAACCGCGCGGGTCCGGCCGGGTCCCGCGCGCCCTCCTCGGTGACGAACGCGGTCTCGGAGTACCCGACCTCCCGCGCGATCTCCAGCATCTCCCGCTCGCCGAGCCCGGCGGCGTCGAGCACGACCCCCGCGGGATTCCCGCCCTCCGGGCCGTCCGCGAACGCGCTGTACCGCAGCACCTCTGTCCTCATACGGGGTGCAACGCGGCATCCGGGCCCGGCTGTTCCAGGGCGTTCCGCCGTCGGGCGCGCCCCCGGCAGGCCCCGTCCCCGGACGCGCTGTGAGAAATCCACACGACGGACGCGGGAAGGAAGACGCCCACGGTCCGGGTTCCGTGATCTCCCCGCCCCGACGGGTCCACGGGTCCATGTCCACGCCTCGGCCGAGGGCCCCGCCCGGGGGCATGGTTGTGACTAATTAACAGGACGGACACGGCAGGAAGTGTGAATCAGCAACATTCGGGCGTGATCGTCTACTCCGTCGCCGAACCGCACCCAAGGAGGTGAGGCCATGGATCGCGACGCGGTCACCCGACTGATCCGCCGGATCGGCATGCCCGTCCTGGCCGTCGTGCTCGCCCTCGGCATCGGGGGCGGACTCGTCGCCACGCTGGGGCACTCGCCGTTGACGGCGGCGAGCACCGTCATCGACGCGGGATTCAGCTGCGGGGCGGAGTACTGCAACCTCGGCGGGACGCTCGCGCTGGCCGGGCCGATCATCCTGTGCGCGCTCGGCGCGGTCGTCTCGCTGCGCAGCGGGCTGTTCAGCATCGGGCAGGAAGGCCAGTACGCGCTGGGCGGGCTCGCCGCAGCGGTCGCGGGCTCGGCGCTGTCCCTGCCAGGAGGGCTGCACCCCGTGGTCGCGCTGGGCGCGGCGGTCCTCGTCGGTGCCGCGTGGGGGGCGATCCCCGCGCTGCTCAAGGTCTTCCTCGGCGTCAACGAGCTGATCATCACCATCGTGCTCAACGCGATGGCCGGGCTGCTGCTCGACTTCCTGGTGAACCACCCGCTCAGGGCCGAGGCCTCCACGGTCGGCTACACGCGGCCGGTCGACGCCTCGGCGCGGCTGCCGGTCTTCGACCCGTCGACCAAGTTCGGGCTCGGGTTCGTCATCGCGGTCCTCGCGTGCGCCGCCGTGTGGTTCTTCCTCAGCCGCACCACGACCGGCTACGAGCAGCGGATGTCGGGGGAGGCGACCGCCTTCGCGCGCTACTCGGGCATGTCGAGCACCGCGAGCGTGCTGCGCGCCGGGCTGATCGGCGGCGCGCTCGCCGGACTGGGCGGCGGCGTCCAGGTGCTCGGCACCAACTACCGCGTCATCGAGGGGTTCGCCGACGGCACGGGCTTCACCGGCCTGACCGCCGCGATCCTCGGCGGGACCACCGCGCTCGGCGCGGGCCTGGCCGGCGTGCTGTACGCGGGCATCACGGTCGGCGCGGTGAACGGGCTCCAGATCGTGCTCGGCGTGCCCCGCGAGATCGGCTCCACCACGCTGGCGCTGATGATCGTCCTGGTCGCGCTCCAGGCGCCGCTGCTCGCCAGGTTCGAGGCCGCGATCAACCGCCGCCGCGCGGGCGGACGGCGCGGCGACCCCCCCGACGACCCCGGGAGCCCCCTGACGACGGCACGGGAGACGGCGGAGGCCGCGCCATGAACCTCATCGCGGACTTCCTCAACAGCGGCATCCGGATGACCACCCCGATCCTCTTCGCGGCGATCGCGTCCCTGATCTCCGCCCGGGCCGGCATCCTCAACCTCGCCATCGAGTCCAAGGTCCTCGCCGGAGCGTTCGTCGGGATCCTGGCGGCCGCCGCCTTCGGCAACGGCTGGGCCGGCGTCGCCGCCGCGGCGCTGACCGGGGCCGTCCTCGGCCTGCTCATGGCGGTCGCGCATCGCATCGGCGTCGACCTCGTGGTGCTCGCGATCGGGCTGAACATCCTGGTCCTGCAACTGACCGTGTACCTGATGCGCTCCTATCTGGGCGGTGTGGGCACCTACGCGCCGGAGATCGACCGGCTGCCGGAGGTGGGCATCCCGCTCTTGTCCGACCTGCCCTTCCTCGACCACCTGACGGCCCGGCTCAACCTGCTCGTCTATCTGTCCCTCGCCACCGCGATCGCGGTCGCCCTCTACTTCCGCACCCGCGGCGGCCGCCATCTCCTGGCCGTCGGTGAGGCGCCGCTCTCCGCGGCGGCCTCCGGGATCCCGGTCGCGCGCACGCAACTGCTCGCCCTGGTCGCGGCGGGCGCCGTCGCGGGCATCGGCGGCGCGTTCCTCTCGATCGGCGACGTCGGCCTGTTCACCCGCAACATGAGCGCCGACCGCGGCTGGATCGGCATCACCGCGGCGCTGCTCGCGCTCAACCGGCCCGCCCTGGTCGTGCCCGCCGCCGGGATCTTCGGCTTCGCCTCGGCCGCGAGCATCCGGCTCCAGACGCTCGACGTGCCCTCGAACCTGACCCAGTTCCTGCCCCAGGGCGCCGCGTTCGTCGCCCTCGTCCTGGTCGGCGTGCACGGCAGGCTGCGCGGCAACGTGGCCCGGCTGTGGCGCGCCAGCACCACCCTCTCGCTCCGTTCCCGTCCCGCTCCCTCATCCCCCGCACCAGAGAGCTCCACCAAGACCCCCCAGGAGATCCCATGACCAGATCGCGCAGCACCGGAACCCTCCTCCGGACGGCCGCCGTCACCGCCGCGCTGACGCTCGCGGCGGCCTGCTCGGGAGGCGGCGACGACCCCGCCGCTCCCGACGCGTTCAGCTACTCCCTCATCACGCCCGGCGCCGCCGGAGACGGCGGGTTCATCGACTCGGCGATCCTCGGCACCAAGAAGGCGGAGAAGGACCTCGGCGTGACCGGCCGGGTCGTCGAGGCCGAGTCCGTCGCGCAGCAGGAGGGCGTGATCCGCTCGACCGTCGCGACCCACCCCGACGTCATCATCGCGCCGGGGCTCGATCCCGAGTCCCTGCTCGCGGTGGCCGGGGAGAACCCCGGGCAGCTCTTCGGCGTGCCGAGCGACATCTTCGCCGACAAGCTGCCCGACAACGTCTCGGCGTTCTCCATCAACGTGCACGAGTCGAGCTTCCTGGGCGGCTACGTCGCCGGGAGCATGACCGAGACCAAGAAGGTCGGCGCCGTCCTCGGCATCGACAACCCCGGGCTCAACCAGTTCTTCTACGGCTACAAGCAGGGCGTGCTCGCCGCGTGCCCCGACTGCACCGTGACGCCGAGCTACCTCAACGG harbors:
- a CDS encoding SPFH domain-containing protein gives rise to the protein MSETLMPTPQIRERIARGASGWPVLGLCLLGLLAGTAAVIGGIVAGGAAGVALIVVGILVALAGLLYMCGLTAVAPGEARVITLLGRYTGTVRTDGLRWVNPLTDRRRVSTRIRNHETDVLKVNDADGNPIEIAAVVVWQVKDTARAVFEVDDFVEFVAIQTETAVRHIANSYPYDTHDTGLSLRDNADEITERLSTEIGLRVDAAGVEIIESRLTRLAYAPEIAQAMLRRQQASAIVAARSKIVEGAVGMVEMALNRLTDDGIVDLDEERKAAMVSNLLVVLCGDRDAQPVVNTGTLYA
- a CDS encoding BMP family ABC transporter substrate-binding protein, whose protein sequence is MTRSRSTGTLLRTAAVTAALTLAAACSGGGDDPAAPDAFSYSLITPGAAGDGGFIDSAILGTKKAEKDLGVTGRVVEAESVAQQEGVIRSTVATHPDVIIAPGLDPESLLAVAGENPGQLFGVPSDIFADKLPDNVSAFSINVHESSFLGGYVAGSMTETKKVGAVLGIDNPGLNQFFYGYKQGVLAACPDCTVTPSYLNGEFSDPSVGQEAALSLFQGGNDIVYAVAGLSGQGVFTAAKQEGKYAIGVDSNQDGDAPGTVIVSVMKRVDQTTFQLIEAAKNGSFKAGFVQAGLADEVTGLSWADGSTVFADKGPAAMAGKVAGVTEKVTGLKEQILKGEIKVCDALNEPASAACADLGLKS
- a CDS encoding PhzF family phenazine biosynthesis protein, which encodes MLRYSAFADGPEGGNPAGVVLDAAGLGEREMLEIAREVGYSETAFVTEEGARDPAGPARFGVRYFSPAAEVPFCGHATVALAAALAARTGPGAYVFGTAAGEVALDTVADAAGTVSVSFTSVDTRTRPFGGAPLRELLGLLGLAPDDLDPAFPPLESFAGNWHPMLVLKDRGLFHQFRFAPREVARLMRERGWTGTVTVLSVRGPHEYEARNLFPVGRITEDPATGSAAASTGAYLRAIGRAEPGDRVVIRQGAHVGRPSVLVVDVPARGGVTVTGGAIPIDG
- a CDS encoding ABC transporter permease, with translation MNLIADFLNSGIRMTTPILFAAIASLISARAGILNLAIESKVLAGAFVGILAAAAFGNGWAGVAAAALTGAVLGLLMAVAHRIGVDLVVLAIGLNILVLQLTVYLMRSYLGGVGTYAPEIDRLPEVGIPLLSDLPFLDHLTARLNLLVYLSLATAIAVALYFRTRGGRHLLAVGEAPLSAAASGIPVARTQLLALVAAGAVAGIGGAFLSIGDVGLFTRNMSADRGWIGITAALLALNRPALVVPAAGIFGFASAASIRLQTLDVPSNLTQFLPQGAAFVALVLVGVHGRLRGNVARLWRASTTLSLRSRPAPSSPAPESSTKTPQEIP
- a CDS encoding GOLPH3/VPS74 family protein, encoding MKQPESLPQRMYLLALDPATGRTVSKSYLRPLVRSAALTELYLSGHLRDESGRPAVEVAGPCGDPVLAGILEEIGAGRPRKWQHWVGRRGKESADAVLDQLVQGGLLKAESRKVLGLFPTTRHTLRDPRVRTRLVSIVAAVLRDPVGRVDPADAALVSLSVLGRLHKVVPKAKHKEHKQKIKALTEVTGPAAPALKKTLDSQDAAVAAG
- a CDS encoding CaiB/BaiF CoA transferase family protein, which encodes MLDGLRVLDLTMWRPGPYATLLLAGMGADVLKVEPPGGEPMRAFAGHFGPLNAGKRGIVLDLKDPEGLARFLELAAEADAVVTGFRPGVAERLGIGSARLRAARPSLVTCALTGYGETGPLAGVPGHDVNYRATAAALPPGGLPPDAVDLPLADMAAATTAAFALTAACLRAAKTSEGAHLDIGLADTLAHWVSTAPPALPGGDGIGPVAGYGVYTCADGLRVALGVVSEDHLWRATCTALGLSALAEEPFGARLSRVRELDDQIRQALKALPRDTALERLTKAGAPASAVLDRARMLGHPHFQARGVIAADATGAPGTGSLVPGTSAGPAGPAPGLDEHAGQGWRPR
- a CDS encoding ABC transporter permease is translated as MDRDAVTRLIRRIGMPVLAVVLALGIGGGLVATLGHSPLTAASTVIDAGFSCGAEYCNLGGTLALAGPIILCALGAVVSLRSGLFSIGQEGQYALGGLAAAVAGSALSLPGGLHPVVALGAAVLVGAAWGAIPALLKVFLGVNELIITIVLNAMAGLLLDFLVNHPLRAEASTVGYTRPVDASARLPVFDPSTKFGLGFVIAVLACAAVWFFLSRTTTGYEQRMSGEATAFARYSGMSSTASVLRAGLIGGALAGLGGGVQVLGTNYRVIEGFADGTGFTGLTAAILGGTTALGAGLAGVLYAGITVGAVNGLQIVLGVPREIGSTTLALMIVLVALQAPLLARFEAAINRRRAGGRRGDPPDDPGSPLTTARETAEAAP